One genomic window of Fusarium fujikuroi IMI 58289 draft genome, chromosome FFUJ_chr01 includes the following:
- a CDS encoding related to Beclin 1 (coiled-coil myosin-like BCL2-interacting protein), with product MNCQKCRQPLRLDGSLEDLNPAAYDVLVSSTSPQTLKKSTVTSPRITQPQEQARKSLYETVSRNTGPPTFKRNHGGHPRDSSMSFVLLSESQMTHPSQPTESPAMPTPLRRASSARSNGDNVDAPVGNEMDRVNRLFEILSARSDIDHPICVECTEMLVEGLQKKLEVASRERDAYVKHLKEAKANKPSEEDMKAQEEALRKAEQDRATAMEELKKLESEKTSLDEELVALEEESRQLDKEEEKFWRERNEFATKMGEFQAEKDSINAKYSNDSQLLEKLQRSNVYNDTFCISHDGSFATINGLRLGRLSNKPVDWPEINAAWGHALLLLVTVADKLSYRFDGYDPQPMGSTSRIIRYEVPSPSSSRIGSRAVNAPPKKHVLELYSSGDMPLGLTFMHRRFDNAMVGFLELVRQLGGYVHRQTEATGTPLSLPYKIDGDKIGDVSIKLGIAQDDGWTKACKLTLTCCKFLLAHASNVTSNARNGGN from the exons ATGAACTGCCAGAAATGCCGCCAGCCTCTTAGGCTGGACGGATCccttgaggatctcaacCCAGCCGCCTACGATGTGCTTGTTT CATCTACATCTCCCCAGACCCTCAAGAAATCAACTGTGACGAGCCCACGGATTACGCAACCACAAGAGCAAGCGCGCAAGTCTCTATACGAAACAGTTTCAAGAAATACCGGGCCACCGACGTTCAAGCGCAACCATGGAGGGCATCCCCGCGATTCCTCTATGtcttttgttttgttgtcCGAGTCCCAGATGACTCATCCGAGTCAGCCTACAGAGTCTCCCGCTATGCCAACACCACTGCGCCGCGCCAGCTCTGCCAGAAGTAATGGGGATAACGTCGACGCGCCAGTTGGAAACGAGATGGATAGGGTCAACCGACTTTTCGAAATTCTATCTGCGCGATCCGATATCGACCACCCTATCTGCGTTGAATGTACGGAAATGCTTGTTGAGGGCCTACAGAAGAAGCTAGAGGTTGCTTCACGCGAAAGAGACGCCTATGTTAAACACCTGAAGGAGGCGAAAGCGAACAAGCCAAGCGAAGAAGACATGAAAGCTCAAGAGGAAGCGCTGAGAAAAGCTGAGCAGGATAGAGCAACAGCTATGGAAGAGCTGAAAAAGCTGGAGTCGGAAAAGACTTCCTTAGATGAGGAACTTGTAGCCCTTGAGGAGGAGTCGCGACAACTAgataaagaggaggagaagttctGGAGGGAACGAAACGAGTTTGCCACCAAGATGGGTGAATTCCAGGCGGAAAAGGACAGCATCAACGCCAAGTACAGCAACGACTCCCAGCTCCTAGAAAAGCTGCAGCGATCTAACGTATATAATGACACCTTTTGCATCAGCCACGATGGGAGCTTTGCGACAATCAACGGTCTTAGGCTTGGCCGTCTCTCCAACAAACCGGTAGATTGGCCAGAAATCAACGCCGCATGGGGACACGCACTGCTACTTTTGGTTACTGTTGCGGACAAACTTTCCTACAGATTTGATGGATATGACCCGCAGCCTATGGGAAGCACCTCAAGAATCATCCGATACGAAGTACCAAGCCCTTCTTCCAGTCGAATAGGCAGTCGTGCTGTCAATGCCCCCCCAAAGAAGCATGTACTCGAGTTGTACAGCTCTGGAGATATGCCTCTAGGATTAACCTTCATGCACCGACGCTTTGATAACGCCATGGTTGGGTTTCTGGAGCTTGTGCGACAGCTGGGCGGGTATGTGCATAGACAAACAGAAGCAACTGGTACACCTCTTAGCTTGCCATATAAGATTGACGGTGACAAGATTGGAGATGTCAGCATCAAACTCGGAATTGCgcaagatgatggatggacaaAGGCGTGCAAGCTGACATTGACCTGTTGTAAGTTTCTGCTCGCGCACGCCAGCAACGTCACCTCCAACGCAAGGAACGGTGGGAACTGA
- a CDS encoding probable protein kinase ck2 catalytic subunit ck2 alpha-3: MARVYADVNQSMPRSYWDYDSVNISWGALENYEVVRKIGRGKYSEVFEGINVVNYQKCVVKVLKPVKKKKIKREIKILQNLAGGPNVVALLDVVRDAQSKTPSLIFEHVNNTDFRSLYPKFNDIDVRFYIFELLKALDFCHSKGIMHRDVKPHNVMIDHENRKLRLIDWGLAEFYHPGTEYNVRVASRYFKGPELLVDFQEYDYSLDMWSLGAMFASMIFRKEPFFHGNSNSDQLVKIAKVLGTDDLFDYIDKYEIELDAQYDDILGRFQKKPWHSFVTSENQRFVSNEAIDFLDKLLRYDHQERLTAKEAQAHPYFNPVRDPEVFKQHLAAANGAANKS; this comes from the exons ATGGCGCGCGTCTACGCCGATGTCAACCAGAGCATGCCCCGCAGTTACTGGGACTACGACAGTGTTAACATCA GCTGGGGTGCCCTAGAAAACTACGAGGTCGTCAGAAAGATCG GTCGTGGAAAGTACTCTGAAGTCTTCGAAGGCATCAATGTCGTCAACTACCAGAAATGCGTCGTCAAGGTCCTAAAGCCTgttaagaagaagaagatcaagcgcgagatcaagatcctccagaATTTGGCCGGAGGTCCCAATGTTGTTGCCTTGCTTGACGTTGTTCGGGATGCGCAG AGTAAGACGCCGTCCCTCATTTTCGAGCACGTCAACAATACCGATTTCCGAAGCCTCTACCCCAAGTTCAATGACATCGATGTTCGGTTCTACATctttgagctcctcaaggctTTGGACTTCTGCCACAGCAAGGGTATTATGCATCGAGATGTTAAGCCTCATAACGTTATGATCGATCATGAGAACCGAAAG TTGCGTCTCATCGATTGGGGCCTGGCCGAATTTTATCACCCCGGTACCGAATACAACGTTCGTGTGGCCTCTCGCTATTTTAAGGGTCCAGAACTTTTGGTCGATTTCCAGGAGTACGATTACAGTCTCGACATGTGGAGCCTGGGAGCTATGTTCGCTTCCATGATCTTCCGAAAGGAGCCTTTCTTCCATGGGAACAGTAACTCTGACCAGCTTGTGAAGATTGCAAAGGTTCTTGGTACTGATGATCTGTTTGACTACATTGATAAGTACGAGATCGAACTGGATGCACAATATGACGACATTCTCGGACgattccagaagaagccatggcatAGCTTCGTCACCTCGGAAAATCAGCGATTTGTTTCTAATGAGGCCATCGATTTCCTTGACAAGCTACTGCGATACGACCACCAG GAGCGTTTGACCGCTAAGGAGGCGCAAGCGCACCCCTACTTCAACCCCGTCCGTGATCCCGAGGTTTTCAAGCAACACCTTGCAGCTGCTAATGGCGCTGCCAACAAGTCTTGA